A single window of Macaca mulatta isolate MMU2019108-1 chromosome 9, T2T-MMU8v2.0, whole genome shotgun sequence DNA harbors:
- the FGFBP3 gene encoding fibroblast growth factor-binding protein 3: protein MSPPRLRASLSPSLLLLLLSGCLLAAARREKGAASNVVEPVPGPTGGSSGRFLSPEQHACSWQLLLPAPGAAAGSELALRCQSPDGARHQCAYRGEPQRCVAYAARRAHFWKQVLGGLRKKRRPCHDPTPLQARLCAGKKGHGAELRLVPRTSPPARPSAAGFAGESKPRARSRGRPRERAPGPAAGTTPPQSAPPKENPSERKTNGGKRKAALVPNEERPMGTGPDPDGLDGNAELTETYCAEKWHSLCNFFVNFWNG, encoded by the coding sequence ATGAGTCCTCCGAGGCTGCGAGCGTCGCTGTCGCCgtcgctgctgctgctgctgctgagtgGTTGCCTCCTCGCGGCTGCTCGGAGGGAAAAGGGGGCTGCTAGCAACGTGGTGGAGCCGGTCCCTGGGCCCACAGGCGGCTCCTCGGGTCGCTTCCTCAGCCCCGAACAGCACGCGTGCAGCTGGCAGCTCCTGCTTCCCGCCCCGGGGGCCGCAGCGGGCAGCGAGCTGGCGTTGCGCTGCCAGAGCCCGGACGGAGCACGCCACCAGTGCGCCTACCGCGGGGAGCCGCAGCGCTGCGTAGCCTACGCCGCTCGCCGCGCGCACTTCTGGAAGCAGGTGCTGGGCGGGCTGCGCAAGAAGCGGAGGCCCTGTCACGACCCCACGCCGCTCCAGGCCCGCTTGTGCGCGGGCAAGAAGGGCCACGGTGCCGAGCTCCGACTAGTGCCACGCACGTCCCCGCCCGCACGCCCCTCCGCCGCGGGATTCGCGGGGGAGTCCAAGCCCAGGGCCCGCAGCCGGGGACGGCCCCGGGAGCGTGCGCCCGGCCCAGCCGCTGGGACCACGCCACCCCAAAGCGCACCGCCGAAGGAAAACCCCTCTGAGAGGAAGACCAACGGGGGCAAGAGGAAGGCGGCCTTGGTCCCCAACGAGGAGCGACCCATGGGGACCGGGCCCGACCCCGACGGGCTAGATGGGAACGCGGAGCTCACGGAGACCTACTGCGCTGAGAAGTGGCACTCCCTCTGCAACTTCTTTGTCAATTTCTGGAATGGCTGA